The following are from one region of the Catenulispora sp. EB89 genome:
- a CDS encoding extracellular solute-binding protein, with protein sequence MISGAPGRRPATTGVGALAVASACLLVLTACGSGGSSSSSSGAGSGGVLTLNETDYYGSAPQNTQIQGVLDECATQVGGVKVVHHELPREQLMPKLLQQASSKSLPDLLLVDNPDLQQVASTGGLVSLSAAGLSTDGLFPSIVSAGAYQGQIYGIAPGVNGLALYYNKDLFAAAGLTPPTTWDELTADAQKLTAGGKQGIAFSAVGNEEGSFQFEPFFWTAGADLKTLNSPQAVQALTLWKTFVDKGWASKSVVNWTQADVDQQFAAGNVAMMVNGPWQLPGLNAKTGLHFGTVPIPVPSASAKPVTPLGGEVWAVGHSNAGREAKAVAVVKCLMSPDRASEWSKDAGYIPSNQAAAAQLGASDPQLQAFVTEIATAQARTAELGTAYPKVSTALSTAIQAALAGGTSPQDALNQAQSQAGS encoded by the coding sequence ATGATATCTGGTGCTCCGGGCCGCCGGCCCGCCACGACCGGCGTCGGCGCCCTGGCCGTCGCCTCCGCCTGCCTGCTGGTCCTGACCGCCTGCGGTTCCGGCGGCTCGTCCTCCTCCAGTTCCGGCGCAGGCTCAGGCGGCGTGCTGACGCTGAACGAGACCGACTACTACGGCTCGGCCCCGCAGAACACGCAGATCCAGGGCGTCCTCGACGAGTGCGCCACGCAGGTCGGCGGCGTGAAGGTGGTGCACCACGAGCTCCCGCGCGAGCAGCTGATGCCCAAGCTGCTCCAGCAGGCGTCCTCCAAGTCGCTGCCCGACCTGCTGCTCGTCGACAACCCCGACCTGCAGCAGGTCGCCTCGACCGGCGGCCTGGTCTCGCTGTCGGCCGCCGGGCTGTCCACCGACGGCCTGTTCCCCTCGATCGTCTCGGCCGGCGCCTACCAGGGCCAGATCTACGGCATCGCCCCGGGCGTCAACGGCCTGGCGCTCTACTACAACAAGGACCTGTTCGCCGCCGCCGGCCTGACCCCGCCGACGACCTGGGACGAGCTGACCGCCGACGCGCAGAAGCTGACCGCCGGCGGCAAGCAGGGCATCGCGTTCTCCGCGGTCGGCAACGAGGAGGGCAGCTTCCAGTTCGAGCCCTTCTTCTGGACCGCCGGCGCCGATCTGAAGACCCTGAACTCCCCGCAGGCGGTGCAGGCGCTGACGCTGTGGAAGACCTTCGTGGACAAGGGCTGGGCCTCGAAGTCGGTGGTGAACTGGACCCAGGCCGACGTCGACCAGCAGTTCGCGGCCGGCAACGTGGCGATGATGGTGAACGGCCCCTGGCAGCTGCCGGGCCTGAACGCCAAGACCGGCCTGCACTTCGGCACCGTCCCGATCCCGGTCCCCTCGGCCTCGGCCAAGCCGGTGACGCCGCTCGGCGGCGAGGTGTGGGCCGTCGGGCACAGCAACGCCGGCCGCGAGGCCAAGGCGGTCGCGGTGGTCAAGTGCCTGATGAGCCCGGACCGCGCGAGCGAGTGGTCGAAGGACGCCGGCTACATCCCGAGCAACCAGGCCGCCGCCGCGCAGCTCGGCGCCTCCGACCCGCAGTTGCAGGCGTTCGTCACCGAGATCGCCACCGCGCAGGCCCGCACCGCGGAACTCGGCACGGCCTACCCGAAGGTGAGCACGGCGCTGTCCACCGCGATCCAGGCGGCGCTGGCCGGCGGCACCTCGCCGCAGGACGCGCTGAACCAGGCGCAGAGCCAGGCCGGATCCTGA
- a CDS encoding VOC family protein, translating into MSSTTSTTSTAAAPAFRVHHISLSVADLDVQERWYRTALGLDQVEERLELPEAGVRTAILSNGAGLRVEFTERAGSTPIDTPDPFAATARQTFTHLALHVADLDAAFARLTTECAAPAVVKPGPGATAGVRYAYVHDPEGNLIELIQPATH; encoded by the coding sequence TTGTCCAGCACGACCAGCACGACCAGCACAGCCGCCGCACCGGCGTTCCGCGTCCACCACATCAGCCTGTCGGTCGCCGACCTCGACGTGCAGGAGCGCTGGTACCGCACCGCCCTCGGCCTCGATCAAGTCGAGGAGCGCCTGGAACTGCCCGAAGCCGGCGTCCGCACCGCCATCCTGAGCAACGGCGCGGGCCTGCGCGTGGAATTCACCGAGCGCGCAGGCTCCACACCGATCGACACCCCGGACCCGTTCGCGGCCACCGCACGCCAGACGTTCACGCACCTGGCGCTGCACGTCGCCGACCTCGACGCCGCCTTCGCGCGCCTGACCACCGAATGCGCCGCGCCCGCCGTCGTCAAGCCCGGCCCCGGTGCCACCGCGGGCGTCCGATACGCCTACGTCCACGACCCCGAGGGGAACCTCATCGAGCTGATTCAGCCCGCAACTCACTGA
- a CDS encoding carbohydrate ABC transporter permease translates to MSRQGRNAATTTTVGVVIVGIMLFPLYWMVNASLLKPSDLVSRSPVWFPLHGTLAGYRSALSAEGGHLMVSLVVSLGTVAVTLLIAAPAAYGLAKLRVPGRRALMFALLVAQMIPGIVMANSLYISANKLGMINSPFALILADSTLCVPFATLILQSFLKGVPDELAEAASLDGASRLRTFVSVILPVARNGVITAALFSFLFTWADFLFGVTLTTDDSRAPITVGLYRFIGANLVDWNGVMATGVIASVPAAVLLVAAQRYVAAGIGNAALKD, encoded by the coding sequence ATGAGCAGGCAGGGCCGCAACGCGGCGACGACGACCACCGTCGGCGTGGTGATCGTGGGCATCATGCTGTTCCCGCTGTACTGGATGGTCAACGCCTCGCTGCTGAAGCCGTCCGACCTGGTCAGCCGCAGCCCCGTCTGGTTCCCGCTGCACGGGACGCTCGCCGGCTATCGCAGTGCCCTGAGCGCCGAGGGCGGACACCTGATGGTGAGCCTCGTGGTGTCGCTCGGCACCGTGGCGGTGACCCTGCTGATCGCGGCACCCGCCGCGTACGGCCTGGCCAAGCTGCGCGTGCCGGGACGGCGGGCCCTGATGTTCGCGCTGCTGGTCGCGCAGATGATCCCGGGCATCGTGATGGCCAACTCGCTGTACATCTCGGCGAACAAGCTCGGCATGATCAACTCGCCCTTCGCGCTGATCCTGGCCGACTCCACGCTGTGTGTGCCGTTCGCGACGCTGATCCTGCAGTCGTTCCTGAAGGGCGTGCCCGACGAGTTGGCCGAGGCCGCGTCCCTGGACGGCGCCTCGCGGCTGCGGACCTTCGTGTCCGTGATCCTGCCGGTGGCCCGCAACGGCGTCATCACCGCGGCGCTGTTCTCGTTCCTGTTCACCTGGGCCGACTTCCTGTTCGGCGTCACGCTCACCACCGACGACAGCCGGGCGCCGATCACCGTCGGGCTCTACCGGTTCATCGGCGCCAACCTCGTGGACTGGAACGGCGTCATGGCCACCGGCGTCATCGCCTCGGTCCCGGCGGCGGTGCTGCTGGTCGCCGCGCAGCGCTACGTCGCGGCCGGCATCGGCAACGCCGCGCTCAAGGACTGA
- a CDS encoding LacI family DNA-binding transcriptional regulator, with amino-acid sequence MAVTIADVAKRAGVSRSTVSYVLSGTRSISAETRARVEQAIDELQFRPHAGARSIRSGRNGVIAMALPMVYGPHNQVQMPYVWASLTAAQDLGLKLLMLTDDDGETAIRDTVTGSQVDGVMLMEVQRNDPRVALLSTLRCPAVLVGTPDDSARLPYVDFDAALAGRLCAEHLLELGHRRVGYIGQSQSTFRRDVAYAIHARDGALATLRGQRAKTAWTPCDGQPAEVARAVDGLLAKVHGLTGLIVYNERALPLVLDRLSGLGLRVPQDVSVVAVCPDDEAERLAVPVSAVSLPVEELARTAVRLLAGQVNGESVPSVTILAPTLKVRDTTAPAPAGGTGRS; translated from the coding sequence ATGGCCGTCACGATCGCCGACGTCGCGAAGCGCGCCGGAGTCTCGCGCAGCACCGTGTCCTACGTCCTGAGCGGAACCCGCTCCATCTCCGCGGAGACCCGGGCCCGCGTGGAGCAGGCGATCGACGAACTGCAGTTCCGCCCGCACGCCGGGGCGCGCTCCATCCGCAGCGGCCGCAACGGGGTCATCGCCATGGCGCTGCCCATGGTCTACGGCCCGCACAACCAGGTGCAGATGCCCTACGTCTGGGCGTCGCTGACCGCGGCGCAGGACCTCGGGCTCAAGCTGCTGATGCTCACCGACGACGACGGCGAGACCGCGATCCGGGACACCGTGACCGGCTCCCAGGTCGACGGCGTGATGCTGATGGAGGTCCAGCGCAACGACCCGCGCGTGGCCCTGCTCAGCACCCTGCGATGCCCCGCGGTGCTGGTCGGGACGCCCGACGACAGCGCCCGGCTGCCCTACGTCGACTTCGACGCGGCGCTGGCCGGCCGGCTGTGCGCCGAGCACCTGCTGGAGCTGGGGCACCGCCGGGTCGGCTACATCGGGCAGTCGCAGTCCACGTTCCGCCGCGACGTCGCCTACGCGATCCACGCCCGCGACGGGGCGCTGGCCACGCTGCGCGGGCAGCGGGCCAAGACCGCCTGGACGCCGTGCGACGGGCAGCCGGCCGAGGTGGCGCGCGCCGTGGACGGCCTGCTGGCCAAGGTCCACGGCCTGACCGGCCTGATCGTCTACAACGAGCGCGCGCTCCCGCTGGTCCTGGACCGTCTCAGCGGTCTGGGGCTGCGGGTGCCGCAGGACGTCTCGGTGGTCGCGGTGTGCCCCGACGACGAGGCCGAACGGCTCGCGGTGCCGGTCAGCGCCGTGTCCCTGCCGGTGGAGGAGCTGGCCCGCACCGCGGTCCGGCTGCTGGCCGGGCAGGTCAACGGGGAGTCCGTGCCGTCGGTGACGATCCTGGCGCCGACGCTGAAAGTCCGTGACACCACCGCGCCGGCTCCGGCCGGCGGCACCGGCCGTTCCTGA
- a CDS encoding phytanoyl-CoA dioxygenase family protein, which translates to MTATAAPTDELDVPYRRLPPTATADFARDGFVHLSGVLSAETIAHYEPVITSEVIRLNTQHRPLSERDTYGRAFLQVSNLWRENETVKQLVFSRRLAGIAAALLGVHAVRLYHDQALYKEPSGGITPWHADQYYWPLSSDRCLTIWLPLQETPLDMGPLAFARGSHNFSHGRDLPISDESEQQLEQAVADQAFEHVVEPFALGDASFHRGWTFHHAGPNRGTTPRRVMTVIYMDADIRLAEPTNENQERDRDWMPGAEIGQVPDTALNPVLFDGLAA; encoded by the coding sequence ATGACCGCGACGGCGGCGCCGACCGACGAACTCGACGTGCCCTACCGGCGCCTGCCCCCGACCGCCACCGCCGACTTCGCGCGCGACGGCTTCGTGCACCTGTCCGGCGTGCTGTCCGCGGAGACGATCGCGCACTACGAACCGGTGATCACCTCTGAGGTGATCCGCCTGAACACCCAGCACCGGCCACTGTCCGAGCGCGATACCTACGGCCGGGCGTTCCTCCAGGTGTCGAACCTGTGGCGGGAGAACGAGACGGTCAAGCAGCTGGTGTTCTCCCGCCGCCTGGCCGGCATCGCCGCCGCGCTGTTGGGCGTCCACGCGGTACGGCTCTACCACGACCAGGCGCTGTACAAGGAGCCCAGCGGCGGCATCACGCCCTGGCACGCGGACCAGTACTACTGGCCGCTGTCCTCCGACCGCTGCCTGACGATCTGGCTGCCGCTCCAGGAGACGCCCCTGGACATGGGGCCGCTGGCGTTCGCGCGCGGCAGCCACAACTTCTCCCACGGACGCGACCTCCCGATCTCCGACGAGTCGGAGCAGCAGCTCGAGCAGGCAGTCGCCGACCAGGCGTTCGAGCACGTCGTCGAACCCTTCGCGCTCGGCGACGCCAGCTTCCACCGCGGCTGGACGTTCCACCACGCCGGCCCGAACCGCGGGACGACGCCGCGGCGGGTGATGACGGTGATCTACATGGATGCTGACATCCGGCTGGCCGAGCCGACCAACGAGAACCAGGAGAGGGACCGCGACTGGATGCCCGGCGCGGAGATCGGGCAGGTGCCGGACACGGCGCTGAACCCGGTGTTGTTCGACGGGCTGGCGGCTTGA
- a CDS encoding TIM-barrel domain-containing protein produces the protein MLNPFALSDEVLTWRGGHHLLTVEPWGADSVRVRAGLHRIVPDLPGALESDRPTMNPDIRLEIAADGQSATLVNGRADVRIDAATGLLTVRHSQTGAEVLREQPAHFWWPGARHFEAAGGGLHRIEQRFASDPRERIYGLGQHGHGRLDQKGMVLELAQRNGEVSIPFAVSNRGYGLLWNSPAVGRVEFAENGTRWVSDRARQIDYWLTVGDTPAQILTAYAGATGFPSAMPRWASGFWQSKLRYRNQEELLEVAREYARRGLPLSVLVIDYLHWKHLGDWDFDTADWPDARTMVEELHALGIEPAVSVWPSVSPLSESYATMRDAGMLATADNGAAITGAWPDGESGAEIGVGFYDATDARARAHLWERLQTNYYKLGIRAFWLDGCEPELRPAPHTLTYAAGVGSEVANLYPREHARGVFEHMRAAGETEVLSLVRSAWAGSQRYGVALWSGDIEPTFAALAAAIPAGLNVAMSGLPWWNSDIGGFHGGDPDDPAYRELVVRWFQFGVFCPLFRLHGHREPRVSHGTVGDGGGPNEVWAYGPEAYEAITAMLRLRERLRPYIHAHLRDGETNGIPLMRPLLLAFPDDEAAWGVEDQYLFGPDILVAPVTALGARQRRVYLPAGAEWTHTGTGRRYPGGSHVTVDAPLDAIPLFVRDDAEPPLAPPVSEEAQ, from the coding sequence GTGCTCAACCCGTTCGCCCTCTCCGACGAGGTCCTGACCTGGCGCGGCGGCCACCACCTGCTGACCGTCGAGCCGTGGGGCGCCGACAGCGTGCGCGTGCGCGCCGGCCTGCACCGGATCGTGCCGGACCTGCCCGGTGCCCTGGAGTCCGACCGCCCGACCATGAACCCTGACATACGGCTGGAGATCGCCGCCGACGGACAGTCCGCGACGCTGGTCAACGGCCGGGCCGACGTCCGCATCGACGCGGCCACCGGCCTGCTGACCGTCCGGCATTCGCAGACCGGCGCCGAAGTCCTGCGGGAGCAACCTGCGCACTTCTGGTGGCCCGGCGCACGGCACTTCGAGGCGGCCGGCGGCGGACTCCACCGCATCGAGCAGCGCTTCGCGTCCGATCCCAGGGAGCGAATATACGGGCTCGGACAGCACGGCCACGGCCGCCTGGACCAGAAGGGCATGGTCCTGGAGCTGGCGCAGCGCAACGGCGAGGTGTCGATCCCGTTCGCGGTGTCCAATCGTGGCTACGGCCTGCTGTGGAACAGTCCGGCGGTGGGCCGGGTCGAGTTCGCCGAGAACGGCACGCGGTGGGTGTCCGACCGGGCCCGGCAGATCGACTACTGGCTGACCGTCGGCGACACTCCGGCGCAGATCCTCACCGCCTACGCGGGGGCCACCGGTTTCCCGTCGGCGATGCCGCGATGGGCATCAGGGTTCTGGCAGAGCAAGCTCCGCTACCGCAACCAGGAGGAACTGCTGGAGGTGGCCCGCGAATACGCGCGCCGCGGGCTGCCGCTGTCCGTGCTCGTCATCGACTACCTGCATTGGAAGCATCTCGGCGACTGGGATTTCGACACGGCCGACTGGCCGGACGCGCGCACCATGGTCGAGGAGCTGCACGCGCTGGGCATCGAGCCGGCGGTGTCGGTGTGGCCGTCGGTCAGTCCGTTGTCCGAAAGCTACGCGACCATGCGGGACGCCGGAATGCTGGCCACGGCCGACAACGGCGCGGCGATCACCGGGGCCTGGCCGGACGGCGAGTCGGGGGCTGAGATCGGCGTCGGCTTCTACGACGCCACCGATGCCCGAGCCCGTGCCCACCTGTGGGAGCGGCTTCAAACCAACTACTACAAGCTGGGGATCCGCGCGTTCTGGCTCGACGGATGCGAACCGGAGCTCCGGCCCGCTCCGCACACGCTGACCTACGCGGCCGGCGTCGGCAGCGAGGTGGCGAACCTGTATCCGCGCGAGCATGCCCGAGGCGTGTTCGAGCACATGCGCGCGGCCGGTGAGACCGAGGTGCTGTCCCTGGTGCGCTCGGCGTGGGCCGGGTCGCAGCGGTATGGCGTGGCCTTGTGGTCCGGCGACATCGAACCCACCTTCGCCGCCCTGGCCGCCGCGATCCCCGCCGGACTGAACGTCGCCATGTCGGGGCTGCCGTGGTGGAACTCCGACATCGGCGGGTTCCACGGCGGGGACCCGGACGACCCGGCGTACCGGGAGCTGGTCGTGCGCTGGTTCCAGTTCGGCGTCTTCTGTCCCCTGTTCCGGCTGCACGGCCACCGCGAGCCGCGCGTCAGCCACGGCACGGTCGGCGACGGCGGCGGCCCGAACGAGGTCTGGGCGTACGGGCCCGAGGCGTACGAGGCGATCACCGCGATGCTGCGGCTGCGGGAGCGGCTGCGGCCTTACATCCACGCGCACCTGCGCGACGGCGAGACCAACGGCATCCCCCTGATGCGGCCGCTGCTGCTCGCCTTCCCCGACGACGAGGCCGCCTGGGGGGTCGAGGACCAGTACCTGTTCGGCCCCGACATCCTGGTCGCCCCGGTCACCGCGCTCGGCGCCCGGCAGCGCCGCGTGTACCTGCCGGCCGGTGCGGAGTGGACGCACACCGGAACCGGGCGCCGATATCCCGGCGGATCGCACGTCACCGTCGACGCGCCGCTGGATGCCATCCCCTTGTTCGTGCGTGACGACGCCGAGCCACCCCTCGCACCACCCGTTTCCGAGGAGGCGCAATGA
- a CDS encoding nuclear transport factor 2 family protein, with protein MHPFRAAVEARDTAAIEAMLADDVVFTSPVAFKPYPGKPITAAILRGVLRVFEDFRYVREIAGADGRDHALVFTATVNGKQVNGCDFLHFDDEGKIDDFMVMVRPLSGAQALAEAMGAQFAQISAEVAGG; from the coding sequence ATGCACCCGTTCCGTGCGGCGGTGGAGGCCCGAGACACGGCGGCGATCGAGGCGATGCTCGCCGACGACGTCGTGTTCACCAGCCCTGTCGCGTTCAAGCCCTACCCCGGCAAGCCGATCACCGCGGCGATCCTGCGCGGCGTCCTGCGGGTGTTCGAGGACTTCCGCTACGTCCGCGAGATCGCCGGCGCGGACGGCCGCGACCACGCGCTCGTGTTCACGGCCACGGTGAACGGCAAGCAGGTCAACGGCTGCGACTTCCTGCACTTCGACGACGAGGGCAAGATCGACGACTTCATGGTCATGGTCCGGCCGCTGTCCGGCGCGCAGGCGCTCGCCGAGGCGATGGGTGCGCAGTTCGCGCAGATCAGCGCGGAGGTCGCCGGCGGCTGA
- a CDS encoding carbohydrate ABC transporter permease yields the protein MTSKSAAFSVPAAAATAAGPGTDSGRALPDRDSHSHSDHGSGTGRSGQGGRGGRGSRGGRPRARRSTAWRVAGFVVPVWIYILCFYVYPLIANVRMGFQDYSVSSFYSGSAPYVGFANYRSVFHSPQFAGIVTNTLLFTLGSLVFQFGIGLALAVFFRRKFPLNGVLRSLLLVPWLLPLVVSGTVWRWMMYADSGVLNRMLLNLHVITHPVPWLVSTTWSLTAVTLVNVWVGIPFNMVILYGGLQGVPEQLYEAAAIDGANAWQRFRRITWPMLRPVTLVVLTLGLIYTVKVFDVIQIVTQGGPANSSQTLTTYAYNLSFQQLEFGKGAAVGNLLILVAIVFAALYLRSVREPEGRNR from the coding sequence ATGACCAGCAAGTCCGCCGCGTTCTCCGTCCCCGCCGCTGCTGCTACGGCGGCGGGGCCGGGGACGGACTCGGGGCGCGCGCTGCCCGATCGCGACAGCCACAGCCACAGCGACCACGGCAGCGGCACCGGTCGCAGCGGCCAAGGTGGTCGCGGCGGCCGAGGCAGCCGAGGCGGACGCCCCCGAGCCCGCCGTAGCACCGCCTGGCGCGTAGCCGGATTCGTCGTCCCGGTCTGGATCTACATCCTCTGCTTCTACGTCTACCCGCTGATCGCGAACGTCCGCATGGGATTCCAGGACTACTCGGTCTCCTCCTTCTACTCCGGCTCGGCGCCCTACGTCGGCTTCGCGAACTACCGCTCGGTGTTCCACAGCCCGCAGTTCGCCGGCATCGTGACCAACACGCTGCTGTTCACCCTCGGCTCCCTGGTCTTCCAGTTCGGGATCGGCCTGGCGTTGGCAGTGTTCTTCCGCCGCAAGTTCCCGCTCAACGGCGTGCTCCGCTCGCTGCTGCTCGTCCCGTGGCTGCTGCCGCTGGTGGTGTCCGGGACGGTGTGGCGCTGGATGATGTACGCCGACTCCGGCGTGCTCAACCGCATGCTGCTGAACCTGCACGTGATCACCCACCCGGTGCCCTGGCTGGTCAGCACCACCTGGTCGCTGACCGCCGTCACGCTGGTCAACGTCTGGGTCGGGATCCCCTTCAACATGGTGATCCTGTACGGCGGGCTCCAGGGCGTCCCGGAACAGCTCTACGAAGCCGCGGCCATCGACGGCGCGAACGCCTGGCAGCGCTTCCGGCGGATCACCTGGCCGATGCTGCGCCCGGTGACGCTGGTGGTGCTGACCCTCGGCCTGATCTACACGGTCAAGGTGTTCGACGTCATCCAGATCGTCACGCAGGGCGGCCCGGCGAACTCCTCCCAGACCCTGACCACCTACGCCTACAACCTGTCCTTCCAGCAGCTGGAGTTCGGCAAGGGCGCGGCCGTCGGGAACCTGCTGATCCTGGTCGCGATCGTCTTCGCCGCCCTGTACCTGCGGTCGGTCCGGGAGCCGGAAGGACGGAACCGATGA